Proteins from one Longimicrobium sp. genomic window:
- a CDS encoding 3D domain-containing protein produces MQNRVVQKWPADRSPGSLYRLLAPAGALVVSGILIGVWACAPRVARSGAGESSIASAAAANLRPETPAPAEAPQPQQAAAPAPAPEPDPHVQRIQDLEQALARALAASNSGATDADVEAAARRAFPVAQRIEMSSTMYCLKGEMRTGVRTRDGMAAGDPRVLPLGSVVRVTHPDGRPIGIFTIMDTGGAIRGNKIDIYVDSCREAERWGRRPAVVEVLAIGRASPGDLR; encoded by the coding sequence ATGCAGAATCGCGTGGTACAGAAATGGCCGGCGGACCGCAGCCCGGGCTCGCTGTATCGCCTGCTGGCGCCGGCGGGCGCGCTGGTGGTGTCCGGCATCCTCATCGGCGTGTGGGCGTGCGCACCCCGCGTCGCCCGGTCCGGGGCCGGGGAGTCGTCGATCGCCAGCGCGGCGGCGGCGAACCTGCGGCCCGAGACGCCGGCGCCGGCCGAGGCTCCGCAGCCTCAGCAGGCCGCGGCGCCGGCGCCCGCGCCGGAGCCCGATCCGCACGTGCAGCGCATCCAGGACCTGGAGCAGGCGCTGGCCCGCGCCCTGGCGGCCTCGAACAGCGGCGCCACGGACGCCGACGTGGAGGCGGCGGCGCGGCGGGCGTTCCCGGTGGCGCAGCGGATCGAGATGAGCTCCACCATGTACTGCCTGAAGGGGGAGATGCGCACGGGCGTGCGGACCCGCGACGGGATGGCGGCGGGCGACCCGCGCGTGCTCCCGCTGGGCTCGGTGGTGCGCGTCACCCACCCCGACGGGCGGCCGATCGGGATCTTCACCATCATGGACACGGGCGGGGCCATCCGCGGCAACAAGATCGACATCTACGTCGACAGCTGCCGCGAGGCGGAGCGCTGGGGCCGCCGCCCGGCGGTGGTGGAGGTGCTCGCCATCGGCCGGGCGTCGCCGGGGGACCTGCGCTGA